A single region of the Streptomyces sp. ITFR-16 genome encodes:
- a CDS encoding prolyl oligopeptidase family serine peptidase, translating to MRRVIDNDPYLWLEDVESDAALAWVAERNAETAAALAAGPGFASLKQRLRDVLDASDRIPYTRRRGAFLYNFWRDAEHVRGVWRRTTLEQYREETPDWEILLDIDALAAAEDEKWIWAGAMVRRPEYDRALVCLSRDGGDAVAVREFDLATRTFVEGGFRVSEAKTQIRWIDADTVFIGTDFGPGSLTDAGYPRTVRSWRRGTPLEQATVVFEGDARDVSVSGWHDATPGFERDFVSRSPDFHSSELYLLAPDSSLVRIDVPDDARAYAHREHLIVTLKSAWLGHPAGSLLAFGFDAFLAGDRTAQVLFTPDERTALAGHTWTRNHLLLETMRDVSTRIEVLTPAPAPGTWERTPLAAVPALSAVSVVDTDADTSDEYFMDVSGFLQPATLHHGRIGAEPEILKQAPSHFDTAGLAARQYFATSQDGTRVPYFVIGPDHAATGPGPALLYGYGGFEVSLTPFYSGVTGRAWLEHGGTYVIANIRGGGEYGPGWHRAALGADRPRAFEDFAAVAADLVARGVTTPAMLGAAGGSNGGLLMGAMVTRYPHLFGAIVAQVPLLDMLRFHELLAGASWIAEYGDPDREADRPHLADLSPYHRLSADQTYPPVLLTTSTRDDRVHPGHARKAAARLRELGHQVLLHENTGGGHAGAGDNEQAAHNSALMHTFLWGHLAPQERPATG from the coding sequence ATGCGGCGTGTGATCGACAACGACCCGTACCTGTGGCTGGAAGACGTGGAAAGCGACGCCGCGCTCGCCTGGGTGGCCGAGCGGAACGCCGAGACGGCCGCCGCACTGGCCGCCGGACCCGGGTTCGCCTCCCTGAAACAGCGGCTGCGCGACGTGCTGGACGCCTCGGACCGGATCCCCTACACCCGGCGGCGCGGCGCGTTCCTCTACAACTTCTGGCGGGACGCGGAGCACGTCCGGGGTGTGTGGCGGCGTACGACCCTGGAGCAGTACCGCGAGGAGACACCGGACTGGGAGATCCTTCTCGACATCGACGCGCTGGCCGCCGCCGAGGACGAGAAGTGGATCTGGGCCGGTGCCATGGTGCGGCGGCCGGAGTACGACCGTGCGCTGGTGTGCCTGTCGCGCGACGGCGGCGACGCCGTGGCCGTACGCGAGTTCGACCTCGCCACCCGGACCTTCGTCGAGGGCGGTTTCCGGGTGTCGGAGGCCAAGACGCAGATCCGGTGGATCGACGCCGACACCGTCTTCATCGGTACGGACTTCGGACCGGGCTCACTGACCGACGCGGGCTATCCGCGCACGGTACGGAGCTGGCGGCGCGGCACACCCCTGGAGCAGGCCACCGTGGTCTTCGAGGGCGACGCGCGCGATGTGTCGGTCAGCGGCTGGCACGACGCCACCCCCGGCTTCGAGCGGGACTTCGTCAGCCGCTCGCCGGACTTCCACAGCAGCGAGCTGTACCTGCTGGCGCCCGACTCCTCCCTCGTACGGATCGACGTCCCGGACGACGCCCGTGCGTACGCCCACCGTGAGCATCTGATCGTCACGCTGAAGTCGGCCTGGCTCGGGCATCCGGCGGGTTCCCTGCTCGCCTTCGGCTTCGACGCGTTCCTGGCGGGCGACCGCACCGCGCAGGTGCTGTTCACGCCCGACGAGCGGACCGCCCTGGCCGGTCACACATGGACCCGGAACCATCTGCTCCTCGAAACGATGCGGGACGTCAGCACCCGCATCGAGGTGCTCACCCCGGCCCCCGCACCCGGCACCTGGGAACGCACCCCGCTCGCGGCCGTCCCGGCGCTGTCCGCCGTCTCCGTGGTGGACACGGACGCGGACACGTCCGACGAGTACTTCATGGACGTGTCGGGGTTCCTGCAGCCGGCCACGCTCCACCACGGGCGGATCGGCGCGGAGCCGGAGATCCTCAAGCAGGCCCCGTCGCACTTCGACACGGCCGGGCTGGCCGCGCGGCAGTACTTCGCCACCTCGCAGGACGGCACCCGCGTCCCGTACTTCGTGATCGGCCCCGACCACGCCGCCACCGGCCCCGGACCCGCGCTGCTCTACGGCTACGGCGGCTTCGAGGTGTCCCTGACCCCCTTCTACAGCGGGGTCACGGGCCGCGCCTGGCTGGAGCACGGCGGCACGTATGTGATCGCGAACATCCGGGGCGGCGGCGAGTACGGCCCCGGCTGGCACCGGGCCGCCCTCGGCGCGGACCGGCCCCGCGCCTTCGAGGACTTCGCGGCCGTCGCCGCCGACCTCGTCGCGCGCGGCGTCACCACCCCGGCCATGCTGGGCGCAGCCGGAGGCAGCAACGGCGGCCTCCTCATGGGCGCGATGGTCACCCGCTACCCGCACCTGTTCGGCGCGATCGTCGCCCAGGTGCCGCTGCTGGACATGCTGCGCTTCCACGAGCTCCTCGCGGGTGCGTCATGGATCGCGGAGTACGGAGACCCGGACCGCGAGGCGGACCGGCCGCACCTCGCGGACCTCTCCCCGTACCACCGTCTCTCGGCCGACCAGACCTATCCGCCGGTGCTCCTGACGACCTCCACCCGCGACGACCGGGTCCACCCCGGCCACGCCCGGAAGGCGGCGGCGCGGCTGCGTGAACTCGGCCACCAGGTCCTGCTGCACGAGAACACGGGCGGCGGCCACGCGGGCGCCGGCGACAACGAACAGGCCGCCCACAACAGCGCGTTGATGCACACGTTCCTGTGGGGCCACCTGGCACCGCAGGAACGCCCTGCCACCGGCTGA
- a CDS encoding CARDB domain-containing protein, with the protein MRWKQQGRRFLTGAVAAALMTVGLLPVAASAAAPGPDLALGRTATASGSNAAYPASNITDGSQQTYWESPAGAFPQWVQIDLGKRFDVDRVVLKLPNTWEARTQTLGVTGSTDGTGFSALSAPAARVFTPSAGNTVTIDFTAKQARYVRVQVTANTGWNAAQLSGLEVYGQDGGDGPGPPATAGSDLALNKPVEASSYVQNFVAANANDGRTGTYWESNGYPSTLTVKLGADADLEAVVVKLSPDQAWGARTQSIQVLGRAQSATGFTSLKDRADYAFSPSGNENTVTVPVSGRYADVQLKFFSNTGAPGAQVAEIQVVGTAAPNPDLVVSDLTWSPDSPSETDAITVSATVRNAGTAASAATTVDASLEGVVAGSGPVAGLAAGASATVRIDVGKRPMGTYSLSAVVDPADTVVEQDNSNNSRTAASKLVIGQSPGPDLEVLGITPSPSNPAVGAAVTFTVSVHNRGTTAVSASTVTRLQVEGTTLNGTTGAVPAGGTVTVPISGSWTAKSGGANLTATADATGVVSETNENNNVFSRAIVVGRGAAVPYTEYEAEQGAYQGTLLKSDQKRTFGHTNFATESSGRQSVRLDSTGQYVEITSTVPSNSIVVRNSIPDTPGGGGTQATISLYADNTFVRKLTLSSKHSWLYGNTDSPEGLTNTPGGDARRLFDESNALLGQTYPAGTKFRLQRDAGDSASFYIIDLVDLEQVAPAASQPAGCTSITTYGAVPNDGIDDTDAIQRAVTANQNGDIGCVWIPAGQWRQEQKILTDDPQDRGQYNQVGIRDVTVRGAGMWHSQLYTLTPPQDAGGINHPHEGNFGFDIDENTKISDIAIFGSGTIRGGDGNAEGGVGLNGRFGKNTKITNVWLEHANVGVWVGRDYDNIPDLWGPADGLEFTGMRIRNTYADGINFANGTRNSTVFNSSFRNTGDDSLAVWSSKYVKNPSVDVGHDNHFLNNTIQLPWRANGIAVYGGYGNTIENNIISDTMNYPGIMLATDHDPLPFSGQTLIANNALHRTGGAFWGEAQEFGAITLFAAGQDIPGVTIRDTDIQDSTYDGIQFKSGGGAVPGAKISNVRIGNSVNGSGILAHGGARGSATLTDVTITGSADGDVVIEPGSQFVINGTAGKAATRK; encoded by the coding sequence ATGAGATGGAAGCAACAAGGCAGACGGTTCCTCACCGGTGCGGTGGCCGCCGCACTGATGACCGTCGGCCTCCTGCCGGTCGCCGCATCGGCGGCCGCACCCGGACCCGACCTCGCCCTCGGTAGGACGGCGACGGCGAGCGGGTCCAACGCCGCCTACCCGGCCTCGAACATCACCGACGGCAGCCAGCAGACGTACTGGGAAAGCCCCGCCGGCGCCTTCCCGCAGTGGGTCCAGATCGACCTCGGCAAGCGGTTCGACGTCGACCGGGTGGTGCTGAAGCTCCCCAACACCTGGGAGGCGCGGACCCAGACGCTCGGCGTCACGGGCTCCACCGACGGCACCGGCTTCAGCGCGCTGTCCGCCCCGGCCGCGCGGGTGTTCACCCCGTCGGCGGGCAATACCGTCACGATCGACTTCACCGCGAAGCAGGCGCGGTACGTCCGGGTGCAGGTGACGGCCAACACCGGCTGGAACGCCGCACAGCTCTCCGGGCTGGAGGTCTACGGGCAGGACGGGGGCGACGGCCCCGGCCCGCCGGCCACCGCAGGCTCCGACCTCGCGCTGAACAAGCCGGTCGAGGCGTCCTCGTACGTGCAGAACTTCGTCGCGGCCAACGCCAACGACGGCAGGACCGGCACCTACTGGGAGTCGAACGGCTACCCCTCGACGCTGACGGTCAAGCTCGGCGCCGACGCCGACCTCGAGGCCGTCGTCGTCAAGCTCTCCCCGGACCAGGCCTGGGGCGCCCGCACGCAGAGCATCCAGGTACTCGGCCGCGCCCAGTCCGCCACCGGGTTCACCTCGCTGAAGGACCGGGCCGACTACGCGTTCAGCCCGTCCGGCAACGAGAACACGGTGACGGTCCCGGTCAGCGGCCGGTACGCCGACGTCCAGCTGAAGTTCTTCTCCAACACCGGTGCTCCCGGGGCGCAGGTCGCCGAGATCCAGGTGGTCGGCACCGCCGCACCCAACCCGGACCTGGTCGTCTCCGACCTGACGTGGTCACCCGACTCCCCGTCCGAGACGGACGCCATCACCGTGAGCGCCACCGTGCGCAACGCCGGCACCGCGGCCTCCGCAGCGACGACGGTGGACGCCAGCCTGGAGGGCGTGGTCGCCGGCAGCGGACCGGTGGCCGGCCTGGCCGCCGGAGCCTCGGCCACCGTACGGATCGACGTCGGCAAGCGGCCCATGGGCACGTACAGCCTCTCCGCGGTCGTCGACCCGGCCGACACGGTCGTCGAGCAGGACAACAGCAACAACAGCCGCACCGCGGCCTCCAAGCTCGTGATCGGGCAGAGCCCGGGCCCCGACCTCGAAGTGCTCGGCATCACGCCCAGCCCGTCGAACCCCGCCGTGGGCGCGGCCGTCACCTTCACGGTCTCGGTGCACAACCGGGGCACCACGGCGGTGAGTGCCTCGACCGTCACCCGGCTCCAGGTGGAGGGCACCACGCTGAACGGCACGACCGGCGCGGTCCCCGCCGGGGGCACGGTCACCGTGCCCATCAGCGGGAGCTGGACGGCGAAGAGCGGCGGGGCCAACCTGACCGCCACCGCGGATGCCACCGGAGTCGTCAGCGAGACGAACGAGAACAACAACGTCTTCTCGCGCGCCATCGTCGTCGGCCGGGGCGCCGCCGTTCCGTACACCGAGTACGAGGCGGAGCAGGGCGCGTACCAGGGCACCTTGCTGAAGTCCGACCAGAAGCGCACCTTCGGGCACACCAACTTCGCCACCGAGTCCTCGGGCCGCCAGTCCGTGCGGCTCGACTCCACCGGGCAGTACGTCGAGATCACCTCGACCGTTCCCTCGAACTCGATCGTGGTGCGCAACTCCATCCCCGATACCCCCGGTGGCGGCGGCACGCAGGCCACCATCAGCCTCTACGCCGACAACACCTTCGTCCGCAAGCTGACCCTCTCGTCCAAGCACAGCTGGCTGTACGGCAACACCGACAGCCCGGAGGGCCTGACCAACACACCCGGGGGTGACGCCCGCAGGCTGTTCGACGAGTCCAACGCGCTGCTCGGCCAGACCTACCCGGCGGGCACGAAGTTCCGTCTCCAGCGGGACGCCGGCGACTCGGCCTCCTTCTACATCATCGACCTCGTCGACCTGGAGCAGGTGGCACCGGCCGCCTCCCAGCCGGCGGGATGCACCTCGATCACCACCTACGGGGCCGTCCCGAACGACGGCATCGACGACACGGACGCCATCCAGCGGGCGGTGACGGCCAACCAGAACGGCGACATCGGCTGTGTGTGGATCCCGGCCGGGCAGTGGCGCCAGGAGCAGAAGATCCTCACCGACGACCCGCAGGACCGGGGTCAGTACAACCAGGTCGGCATCCGTGACGTCACCGTCCGAGGCGCCGGGATGTGGCACTCCCAGCTGTACACGCTGACCCCGCCGCAGGACGCGGGCGGCATCAACCACCCGCACGAGGGCAACTTCGGCTTCGACATCGACGAGAACACCAAGATCTCGGACATCGCGATCTTCGGTTCCGGCACCATCCGGGGCGGCGACGGCAACGCCGAGGGCGGCGTCGGTCTCAACGGCCGGTTCGGCAAGAACACCAAGATCACCAACGTATGGCTGGAGCACGCCAACGTCGGTGTGTGGGTGGGGCGCGACTACGACAACATCCCCGACCTCTGGGGACCGGCCGACGGGCTCGAGTTCACCGGGATGCGTATCCGCAACACCTATGCGGACGGCATCAACTTCGCCAACGGCACCCGGAACTCGACCGTGTTCAACTCGTCCTTCCGCAACACAGGCGACGACTCGCTCGCCGTGTGGTCGAGCAAGTACGTGAAGAACCCGTCGGTGGACGTCGGCCACGACAACCACTTCCTCAACAACACGATCCAGCTGCCGTGGCGGGCCAACGGCATCGCCGTGTACGGCGGTTACGGCAACACCATCGAGAACAACATCATCTCCGACACGATGAACTACCCCGGCATCATGCTGGCCACGGACCACGACCCGCTGCCCTTCTCCGGGCAGACGCTGATCGCCAACAACGCGCTCCACCGCACCGGCGGGGCGTTCTGGGGCGAGGCCCAGGAGTTCGGCGCCATCACGTTGTTCGCCGCCGGTCAGGACATCCCCGGTGTCACGATCCGCGACACCGACATCCAGGACTCGACCTACGACGGGATCCAGTTCAAGTCGGGCGGCGGGGCCGTGCCCGGCGCGAAGATCTCGAACGTCCGGATCGGCAACTCCGTGAACGGCTCCGGAATCCTCGCCCATGGAGGGGCGAGGGGCAGTGCGACCCTGACGGACGTGACCATCACCGGCTCGGCCGACGGCGACGTCGTCATCGAGCCCGGCTCACAGTTCGTCATCAACGGCACCGCCGGCAAGGCGGCCACCCGCAAGTAG
- a CDS encoding GNAT family N-acetyltransferase, translating into MLTLREVADNPSALTDRVVLADGPEVTFRPLVPGDAEPLAAFLAALSPESRRFSTHGGHDLAAAVELCDAIARYDKLRLVLEEVPSGRITGLLELSLDLHPSDIDRYRRSGIPLTATDCRFGATLADDHQGKGVGTQVFPLVADVARRFGRRRIILWGGVLTDNPRAIRYYEKNGFRPVGAFTGADGTRSLDMILDLDRGF; encoded by the coding sequence ATGCTCACGCTGCGGGAGGTCGCGGACAATCCGTCGGCCCTGACGGACCGGGTGGTGCTGGCGGACGGCCCGGAGGTCACCTTCCGGCCGCTCGTGCCCGGCGACGCCGAGCCACTGGCCGCGTTCCTGGCGGCCCTGTCCCCCGAGTCCAGGCGGTTCAGCACGCACGGCGGCCACGACCTCGCCGCCGCCGTCGAGCTGTGCGACGCGATCGCACGCTACGACAAGCTCAGGCTGGTCCTCGAAGAGGTGCCGTCCGGGAGGATCACCGGCCTCCTCGAACTCAGTCTCGATCTGCACCCCTCGGACATCGACCGCTACCGCAGGTCCGGGATCCCGCTCACGGCGACGGACTGCCGGTTCGGCGCCACTCTGGCCGACGACCATCAGGGCAAGGGCGTGGGAACGCAGGTCTTCCCGCTCGTCGCGGACGTGGCCCGGCGGTTCGGCCGGCGGCGGATCATCCTGTGGGGCGGGGTGCTGACCGACAATCCGCGCGCCATCCGCTACTACGAGAAGAACGGCTTCCGCCCGGTCGGCGCGTTCACCGGGGCGGACGGCACGCGGTCGCTCGACATGATCCTGGACCTCGATCGGGGCTTTTAG